A single genomic interval of Rosistilla ulvae harbors:
- a CDS encoding c-type cytochrome, giving the protein MRHSSLYLPLLLILCSTTLRMPQALAAETLARPFIAGFERFGLHEEIDEELAGGLLISELSCAACHATDNPLWSPKGGPRLDAAGSRLQRDYLSRYLSNPNGTKPGTTMPDVLATLPEAQRPMAVDALVAYLSSLQQAFPEIKGTGANPVPYRFWEHGDAENGKQLYHKVGCVACHEADPDFETTETKPSPLDAMLEQLAPEELEDLGLSAAARRVPSVPHGDLAGKYTPISLTHFLLNPEAARPAGRMPKMKLLVVEAADIAAYLLADQALQPSAESSTANADQPLIDQGRQLFVSLGCANCHSVGGVKPSVAATPMANLVSRTAEGCLSKTDRQSPRFGIDTTQIDAITTAISALSDAQPATAESQLMTTMLQMNCYACHQRDDLGGVGRYRKAYFETVGHVDLGDEGRLPPQLSNVGRKLHTTWMTKVLQGNGADLRPHMQIRMPTFPSGVAKSLVPLLKNVDSASSELTTRSADQVFGKTKVSEKDLAEAGRQLMDVGCVQCHQFASDTLPGIVGIDLNGITGRIRPQWFHDFLLNPGSLKKQTRMPTFFPDGVSTNPEILDGDPERQIAAIWTYLSNIPKHGLPEKIKEARAQDYELSPVERPIVLRTFMPKAGQHAIAVGFPGGLNYAFDAEKIRPALLWRGRFLDAQGTWFVRSAPPAAPLGDAVVELPDGPLLAELQDLKQSWPTLDDDATNIRFGGYRLDSQGVPSMLYEWNSIAVEDRIAPEGPGQLKRTIRLTRKAAEPAAADTLWARVNLGKTLTKTKQGGFLNDRGLEVQTSEPLRSGTQLRSWKEQQEYLVPIAAETQELELWYRW; this is encoded by the coding sequence ATGCGCCATAGTAGTTTGTACCTGCCGCTGCTGTTGATTCTCTGCTCCACCACGCTTCGGATGCCTCAAGCGTTGGCCGCCGAAACTCTGGCTCGGCCATTTATCGCTGGCTTCGAACGCTTCGGTCTTCACGAAGAAATCGATGAAGAATTGGCCGGCGGCCTGTTGATCAGCGAGTTGAGCTGTGCTGCCTGTCACGCGACCGACAATCCTCTGTGGTCCCCCAAAGGAGGTCCGCGATTGGACGCTGCCGGTTCGCGATTGCAACGAGACTATCTATCCCGTTACTTGAGCAATCCGAATGGGACCAAGCCGGGCACAACGATGCCCGATGTTCTGGCAACCCTCCCCGAAGCTCAGCGTCCCATGGCGGTCGACGCATTGGTCGCCTATTTAAGTTCGCTGCAACAGGCGTTTCCGGAGATCAAAGGGACGGGGGCGAATCCGGTCCCCTACCGTTTCTGGGAACATGGTGACGCGGAGAATGGTAAGCAGCTGTACCACAAAGTCGGCTGCGTCGCCTGCCACGAAGCGGATCCCGATTTCGAAACGACCGAGACCAAACCGTCGCCGCTCGATGCGATGCTGGAACAACTGGCCCCCGAGGAACTGGAGGATCTCGGTTTGTCGGCAGCCGCCCGACGCGTCCCCTCGGTCCCGCATGGCGACCTGGCGGGGAAGTACACCCCGATCTCGCTGACTCACTTTCTCTTAAATCCCGAAGCCGCCCGTCCCGCGGGGCGGATGCCGAAGATGAAACTGTTGGTCGTTGAAGCGGCCGACATCGCAGCCTATCTGTTGGCCGACCAAGCGCTACAGCCGTCGGCGGAATCGAGTACTGCCAATGCGGATCAGCCGTTGATCGATCAAGGACGCCAGTTATTCGTCTCGCTGGGCTGTGCGAACTGCCACAGCGTCGGCGGCGTCAAGCCATCCGTTGCGGCCACCCCAATGGCCAATCTTGTCAGCCGGACCGCCGAGGGATGCCTCTCGAAAACCGACCGACAGTCGCCCCGGTTCGGAATCGACACAACTCAAATCGACGCCATCACAACGGCGATCTCGGCCCTCTCCGACGCCCAACCGGCCACCGCGGAATCTCAGCTGATGACGACGATGCTGCAAATGAACTGTTACGCCTGCCACCAACGCGATGACCTGGGGGGCGTCGGCCGTTATCGCAAAGCCTATTTCGAGACGGTGGGGCATGTCGATCTTGGCGACGAGGGGCGTCTGCCGCCACAACTTTCCAACGTCGGCCGCAAACTGCATACGACCTGGATGACGAAAGTTCTGCAGGGGAACGGCGCCGACCTTCGTCCGCACATGCAAATCCGGATGCCAACGTTTCCTAGCGGTGTGGCGAAATCGCTAGTTCCGTTGTTGAAAAATGTCGACAGCGCGTCGTCGGAACTCACCACTCGTTCGGCCGATCAGGTATTTGGAAAAACAAAAGTATCTGAAAAAGATCTAGCCGAGGCGGGGCGGCAATTGATGGACGTCGGCTGCGTGCAGTGCCATCAATTTGCGAGCGACACCCTGCCGGGAATCGTGGGCATCGATCTCAACGGGATTACCGGGCGCATTCGGCCTCAGTGGTTTCACGATTTCCTGCTAAATCCAGGCAGTTTGAAAAAACAGACGCGGATGCCGACGTTCTTTCCCGACGGAGTCAGCACCAATCCAGAGATTCTTGACGGAGATCCCGAACGTCAGATCGCAGCGATCTGGACCTATCTGTCCAATATTCCCAAGCATGGTCTCCCCGAAAAGATCAAAGAAGCTCGAGCCCAGGATTATGAACTGTCTCCGGTCGAGCGACCGATTGTGCTGCGAACGTTCATGCCCAAAGCGGGGCAACACGCGATCGCTGTCGGTTTCCCCGGAGGTCTAAATTATGCGTTTGACGCTGAAAAAATCAGGCCCGCTCTCCTCTGGCGAGGCCGATTCCTGGACGCCCAGGGAACCTGGTTCGTCCGCTCGGCTCCTCCCGCAGCCCCCTTGGGCGATGCGGTCGTCGAACTGCCCGACGGGCCGCTGTTGGCAGAACTCCAAGATCTGAAGCAGTCCTGGCCGACGCTCGACGACGACGCGACAAACATCCGGTTCGGCGGGTACCGGTTGGATTCGCAGGGCGTGCCTAGCATGCTGTACGAGTGGAATTCGATCGCGGTGGAGGATCGCATCGCCCCAGAGGGCCCAGGACAGCTTAAACGGACGATTCGCTTGACGCGTAAAGCGGCCGAGCCCGCCGCTGCCGACACGCTCTGGGCGCGAGTCAACCTAGGAAAAACGTTGACCAAAACGAAGCAGGGCGGTTTCTTGAACGATCGGGGACTGGAGGTCCAAACCAGCGAACCCCTCCGCTCCGGGACTCAACTGCGATCCTGGAAGGAGCAGCAGGAATACCTGGTACCAATCGCCGCGGAGACTCAGGAATTGGAACTGTGGTATCGATGGTAA
- a CDS encoding chemotaxis protein CheW: MNKTIEKQCVQDQQFATFYVSDVLLGIAIDRVREINRLSEITHVPHAPGHVLGVVNLRGEVVPLLDLGILLGLPNTQVSADSKNMIVQSGGQLLGLVVDRVSDILAVSQEEMSVPPANVNSVDGRMIHGIHTLTDDVVILLDIDQALANSQ; encoded by the coding sequence ATGAACAAGACGATAGAAAAACAGTGTGTGCAAGATCAGCAGTTCGCAACCTTTTACGTCAGTGATGTCCTGTTGGGGATCGCAATCGATCGGGTACGCGAAATCAATCGCTTATCGGAAATTACTCACGTGCCACACGCCCCCGGGCATGTGCTGGGGGTTGTGAATCTGCGTGGCGAAGTCGTCCCGCTATTGGATCTGGGAATCTTGCTGGGCTTGCCGAACACACAGGTCAGCGCCGATTCCAAGAATATGATCGTTCAATCCGGCGGCCAGTTGCTGGGACTTGTCGTCGATCGGGTATCGGACATTCTAGCTGTATCACAAGAAGAGATGTCGGTACCGCCAGCCAACGTGAATTCCGTCGACGGGCGCATGATCCATGGGATCCATACGCTAACCGACGACGTGGTGATTTTGCTAGATATCGATCAAGCGTTGGCAAATTCACAGTAA
- a CDS encoding CheR family methyltransferase → MKTLEPTTDIVDIMDVIEQLCGIQVDNRKLYLLEHRFGELMREASYSSYAELARCARDDRGLQQQIVERITTRETLFFRDGSPFQALQHKLLPEIIDARSTTRFPRRLRLWSAACSSGQEPYSLAIMIRELLPDVDRWDIQILASDISSTAIAQAKQGVYSEHEISRGLSPAQLHRYFRKEGSQWRVQDKLRSMIRFEERNFLQPFNTVGLFDIVFCRNLAIYFSDCNRRDLFSRIADQLVDDGLLFIGAQEYHADMSERFSMEQHCRATVYRPKKRIPQNRGLG, encoded by the coding sequence ATGAAGACGTTGGAACCGACAACCGACATCGTCGACATCATGGATGTGATCGAACAATTATGTGGCATTCAGGTCGATAATCGTAAGCTATATTTGCTGGAACATCGATTCGGAGAATTGATGCGAGAGGCATCGTATTCCAGTTATGCGGAACTTGCCCGTTGTGCACGCGATGATCGCGGCTTGCAACAACAGATTGTCGAACGGATCACGACACGTGAAACACTGTTTTTTCGCGACGGGAGCCCGTTTCAGGCATTGCAACACAAATTGTTGCCCGAGATTATCGATGCTCGCTCGACGACTCGGTTTCCCCGGCGGTTGCGGTTGTGGTCTGCGGCTTGCAGCAGTGGACAAGAACCTTACAGCTTGGCGATCATGATTCGCGAACTGCTGCCCGACGTCGATCGCTGGGATATCCAAATTCTGGCCAGCGATATTTCGTCGACAGCGATCGCGCAGGCAAAACAAGGCGTATATTCCGAACACGAGATCTCTCGCGGGCTCTCGCCAGCGCAACTGCACCGTTATTTCCGCAAAGAAGGAAGCCAGTGGCGCGTGCAGGATAAACTGCGGTCGATGATTCGATTTGAAGAACGTAATTTTTTGCAACCATTTAACACCGTCGGCCTGTTCGATATCGTGTTCTGCCGAAACTTGGCAATCTATTTTTCCGATTGCAACCGAAGAGATCTGTTCAGTCGAATTGCGGATCAATTGGTCGACGATGGCCTGCTGTTTATTGGCGCACAAGAATATCACGCCGATATGAGCGAACGGTTTTCGATGGAACAACATTGCAGAGCGACAGTTTACCGCCCCAAAAAACGCATCCCCCAGAACCGTGGTTTGGGGTAG
- a CDS encoding methyl-accepting chemotaxis protein: MSSSNLAKMEEIAIADLKQKSSEKVISLREIKKQQIVDYFDSIRDQVLKFSEDQIVVDAMRDFREPFRRYAADCGYDMQQIEDLRRELAEYYKRQFDAEYRKQNDGTDPHADRILAQLKPASVALQYAYIQANEHPLGSKHQLNSASDGTFYSEQHAKLHPIVRGYLEKFGYYDVFLCDSQTGDIVYSAYKELDFSTSLIDGPFAKSNIGKVFQQANALPSADEFVVVDFKQYTPSYEAPASFIASPIFDGDTKIGVAIFQMPIDRINNVMTMGTGMEKTCETYLVGPEHVLRSDTRRDPQNHNIVSSFRYPAKGAVKTEAVRAALAGETGAREITGYLGDGVLSAYAPVDVLGMRWAVVAEVSRDEAFAAADGMTLLSANAKRQMFSWSFGLAGLAAACITAFAFVLSYRLVAPINRSVAMLRDIAEGEGDLTKRLDASRRDELGELAHWFNVFAAKLQSIIRSVTINATTLNEASVGLSATSSQLSEGACKATSQSSTVAAAAEELSVNMGNMARSTEEVSGNVKTVSVAVNEMNQSIVEVAQSAERSATVAGQAAHLVELSNDKISELGLAADEIGKVIEVIQDIAEQTNLLALNATIEAARAGEAGKGFAVVATEVKELAKQTASATDDIRHRIEGIQGSTGDAVKAIREISEVINNVNQASLTIASAVEQQSMATKQISDNVSQTAQSAAAVARSVQESATASQEITHNITSVDSVLRQTSDSAVNTRRAGEEFSDLANQLSKLVGQFKTGEASDSQNHSTLAC, translated from the coding sequence ATGTCGAGCAGCAACTTAGCAAAAATGGAAGAGATTGCGATTGCTGACTTGAAGCAGAAATCGTCGGAGAAAGTGATCTCGTTGCGTGAGATCAAGAAGCAGCAAATCGTTGATTACTTCGATTCGATCCGCGATCAAGTGCTGAAGTTTTCCGAAGATCAGATCGTTGTCGATGCGATGCGTGACTTCCGTGAGCCCTTTCGACGCTACGCGGCCGATTGCGGATATGACATGCAACAGATAGAAGATCTTCGCCGCGAATTGGCAGAGTATTACAAGCGTCAATTTGACGCCGAGTACCGAAAACAGAACGATGGTACAGATCCTCATGCAGATCGGATCTTAGCTCAATTGAAGCCGGCGTCGGTGGCGTTGCAATACGCTTACATCCAAGCCAACGAACACCCGCTGGGATCCAAACATCAGCTGAATTCAGCCTCCGACGGGACTTTCTATTCCGAGCAGCACGCCAAGCTTCATCCGATCGTTCGCGGGTATCTGGAGAAATTTGGATACTACGATGTGTTTCTATGTGATTCCCAAACGGGCGATATCGTCTATTCGGCCTATAAAGAACTCGACTTCTCGACCTCGTTGATCGACGGCCCTTTTGCCAAATCCAACATCGGCAAGGTCTTTCAACAAGCCAACGCGCTGCCAAGTGCGGATGAGTTTGTCGTCGTCGACTTTAAACAGTACACGCCCTCATACGAGGCCCCAGCCAGTTTCATCGCGTCGCCGATTTTTGATGGTGACACCAAGATTGGAGTGGCCATTTTCCAGATGCCAATCGATCGGATCAACAATGTGATGACGATGGGGACGGGGATGGAAAAGACATGCGAAACGTATCTTGTTGGCCCCGAGCACGTCCTGCGAAGCGATACGCGTCGCGACCCGCAAAATCACAATATTGTGTCGAGCTTTCGATATCCCGCCAAAGGAGCTGTGAAGACCGAGGCGGTCCGCGCGGCGCTTGCTGGCGAAACGGGGGCGCGGGAGATCACCGGATATCTTGGTGATGGGGTGCTGTCGGCATACGCTCCCGTCGATGTTTTGGGAATGCGATGGGCAGTCGTTGCGGAGGTGAGTCGGGACGAAGCCTTTGCAGCAGCCGATGGGATGACGCTGTTGTCGGCCAACGCGAAACGGCAGATGTTCTCCTGGAGTTTTGGCCTGGCGGGACTGGCTGCGGCTTGCATAACGGCATTTGCGTTTGTGCTTTCCTATCGGCTGGTCGCTCCGATCAACCGTTCGGTTGCAATGTTGCGTGACATCGCCGAAGGGGAGGGCGATTTGACCAAACGGCTCGACGCTAGCCGCCGCGACGAATTGGGAGAATTGGCGCACTGGTTCAACGTCTTTGCGGCCAAATTGCAATCGATCATCCGCAGCGTCACGATCAATGCAACGACGCTCAACGAAGCCTCGGTCGGACTCTCGGCGACGTCGAGTCAATTGTCCGAAGGGGCATGCAAGGCAACATCTCAATCGAGCACTGTGGCCGCCGCGGCAGAAGAGTTGTCGGTGAACATGGGGAACATGGCGAGATCGACCGAGGAGGTGTCGGGGAATGTTAAAACGGTGTCGGTAGCGGTCAATGAGATGAACCAATCGATCGTGGAAGTCGCGCAGAGCGCCGAGCGGTCGGCAACGGTCGCTGGACAAGCGGCGCATTTGGTGGAACTCTCCAACGACAAGATTTCCGAATTGGGGCTTGCCGCCGATGAGATTGGCAAAGTGATCGAGGTGATCCAAGACATTGCCGAACAGACCAACCTGTTGGCTCTAAACGCCACGATCGAAGCGGCTCGGGCGGGCGAAGCGGGCAAGGGATTTGCTGTGGTTGCCACCGAGGTCAAAGAGCTTGCCAAACAAACCGCATCGGCGACCGATGACATTCGCCATCGGATCGAAGGGATTCAGGGTTCGACAGGGGATGCGGTCAAGGCGATTCGCGAAATCAGCGAAGTCATCAATAACGTCAATCAAGCGTCGTTGACGATCGCGTCGGCGGTCGAACAGCAGAGCATGGCGACCAAGCAGATCTCCGACAACGTGTCGCAGACCGCACAGTCGGCCGCCGCGGTTGCACGAAGCGTACAGGAATCGGCGACGGCAAGTCAGGAGATTACTCACAACATCACCAGCGTCGACAGCGTGTTGCGGCAAACGTCCGACAGCGCCGTCAACACGCGTCGGGCGGGGGAGGAATTCAGCGACTTGGCGAACCAGCTTTCCAAATTGGTTGGACAGTTTAAGACAGGAGAAGCTTCGGACTCTCAAAACCACTCCACGTTGGCGTGTTAG
- a CDS encoding protein-glutamate methylesterase/protein-glutamine glutaminase — protein sequence MSAALRKILIVDDSPVYRRFVVGTLQGLPGYMVVGQADDGVAALQAISSMRPDVVTLDVEMPGMNGLEVLKQIKQRSPHTEVIMLSSLTLQSASLTIQAIESGAFDFVLKPQGMDLDSNRKKLREHLSERFHAIAQNAKRHSIPRPAANARRPAWSPGLPPTSTPTRNASVGQRRSAAAPQIVVIGISTGGPQALRTVVSRLPSDFSVPIAIVQHMPPLFTRSLAEELDRISPLHVFEAASGDSLRAGQIAIAPGGFQMTLQRMAAGITLRVNDDPPERSCRPSVNVLFRSAAAQFGNRAMGLVMTGMGDDGTEGARAMREQGAQILAQDAASCVVYGMPCAVAEAGLVDEVVGLKDVASKLTAITRRPVLAGRS from the coding sequence GTGTCCGCAGCACTACGAAAAATATTGATCGTCGACGATTCGCCAGTCTACCGTCGGTTTGTTGTCGGTACGCTTCAAGGGCTCCCAGGCTATATGGTTGTGGGGCAAGCGGACGACGGCGTTGCCGCTTTGCAAGCGATTTCCAGCATGCGTCCCGACGTCGTTACGTTGGACGTGGAGATGCCCGGCATGAACGGTCTTGAGGTGCTCAAGCAGATCAAGCAACGATCGCCCCATACCGAAGTCATCATGCTCAGCTCGCTGACGCTGCAGTCGGCGAGCCTTACGATTCAAGCGATCGAATCGGGGGCGTTTGACTTTGTCTTGAAGCCGCAAGGCATGGATCTGGATTCCAACCGCAAAAAGCTTCGCGAGCATTTGTCGGAACGTTTTCATGCGATTGCACAAAACGCAAAACGGCATTCGATTCCCCGTCCGGCGGCCAATGCCAGACGCCCCGCGTGGTCGCCCGGCCTGCCGCCGACCTCGACCCCCACACGCAACGCGTCGGTCGGTCAACGCCGGTCGGCAGCAGCACCGCAGATCGTCGTGATTGGAATATCGACTGGCGGACCGCAAGCTTTGCGGACGGTCGTCTCGCGATTGCCCAGCGACTTCTCGGTGCCGATCGCAATCGTGCAACATATGCCACCATTGTTTACTCGTTCGTTGGCCGAAGAGCTCGATCGAATTTCACCGTTGCACGTTTTCGAAGCGGCATCGGGGGACAGCTTGCGAGCTGGTCAGATCGCGATTGCCCCAGGCGGATTTCAAATGACACTACAACGGATGGCGGCCGGTATCACATTGCGGGTCAACGATGACCCGCCAGAACGCAGTTGTCGGCCATCGGTCAATGTCTTGTTCCGTTCCGCCGCCGCCCAGTTTGGCAACCGGGCGATGGGGCTTGTGATGACAGGCATGGGAGACGATGGGACCGAGGGAGCGCGGGCGATGCGAGAACAAGGCGCCCAGATCCTGGCTCAAGATGCAGCCTCCTGCGTTGTCTACGGAATGCCTTGTGCCGTTGCGGAAGCCGGGTTGGTCGACGAGGTCGTTGGATTAAAAGATGTCGCATCCAAGCTGACTGCAATTACACGACGTCCCGTATTGGCAGGTCGATCATGA
- a CDS encoding DUF4838 domain-containing protein, with translation MAGRDVIGLVLLFSVGLFTNLSTAAESLILVRDGRPASLIVTNGRPSLGQQIAAAELQEHLRIMSGATLPIVKESDLPADSSQTLILIGQGNLTSKVHGVVTKHLEPETFIVRTSANALILAGEDGGNSRDQRTGTLWAVYDFLQDQLGCRWIWPGETGRYVPRRETIRVSDLNVVETPQIKVRSIRLLAQDKHRVGYEKEGLGRWLDLGKTYDQISEDERVWTRRMRMGRSFRLSYGHAFTDWWETYHRSDPDVFAMQPDGKRRPRKTKQPDFVKMCVSNPRLWELQLDPLEKAAAKGSRGLWLNACENDGSGGFCVCSRCRAWDATPNARLDALPQVEDGSEIDGPEIDRVLPESLSDRYGRWFNELAVRAKAADPEARLVAYAYGRYRAPPTKLQHIEPNVWIGYIGFNAYPRPEAYRKMSTEEWFGWSRLGSTVFLRSNSLFYLGEGAPYVASQQVAEDLRFQIDNGLRATDYDALQGYWAATGPTYYVLARMLWDTQADVDRLLDEFYESFGPMKQVVKEYYDGWETRTVALGNNEKFFQLKRAERIRAYPLIYSQSLLDGAAAVLARGTPLLASATEAQRERFENVRLGLEHARLMVAALEDGKTSTGPAGEKLMQFRRRIADRNVLNVYWTISKEMRYRVFD, from the coding sequence ATGGCTGGGCGGGATGTTATCGGTTTGGTTCTGCTGTTTTCGGTTGGTTTGTTCACCAACCTGTCGACGGCTGCGGAGTCGTTGATTCTCGTCCGCGATGGACGTCCGGCCAGTTTGATCGTGACCAACGGTCGCCCCTCTTTAGGGCAGCAGATCGCGGCGGCGGAATTGCAAGAGCATCTCCGCATCATGTCGGGAGCGACGCTGCCGATCGTCAAAGAAAGTGATCTGCCAGCGGATAGCTCGCAGACTTTGATCCTGATCGGACAAGGCAACCTCACGTCAAAAGTTCACGGGGTCGTGACCAAGCATTTGGAACCCGAGACGTTTATCGTGCGGACATCGGCCAACGCGTTGATCTTGGCCGGCGAAGATGGCGGCAATTCTCGCGATCAGCGAACGGGAACTCTCTGGGCGGTCTATGATTTTCTGCAAGACCAACTCGGTTGTCGTTGGATTTGGCCAGGTGAAACGGGGCGATACGTTCCCCGTCGGGAAACGATTCGAGTCTCTGATTTGAATGTCGTTGAAACGCCGCAGATCAAAGTCCGATCGATCCGTCTGTTGGCGCAAGACAAACATCGCGTTGGCTACGAAAAGGAGGGCCTCGGTCGTTGGTTGGATCTGGGCAAGACATACGATCAAATCTCCGAAGACGAACGCGTCTGGACCCGTCGGATGCGAATGGGCCGATCTTTCAGATTGTCTTACGGACACGCATTCACCGATTGGTGGGAGACGTATCATCGATCGGATCCCGATGTTTTTGCGATGCAACCCGATGGCAAACGCCGCCCGCGGAAAACAAAGCAGCCCGATTTCGTCAAAATGTGCGTCTCGAATCCGCGGCTGTGGGAACTGCAGTTGGACCCTTTGGAAAAAGCGGCCGCCAAGGGATCTCGCGGGCTGTGGCTCAACGCCTGTGAAAACGACGGCAGCGGTGGATTTTGCGTCTGCAGCCGATGCCGGGCGTGGGACGCCACCCCCAACGCGCGACTCGACGCGCTGCCCCAAGTCGAAGACGGCTCGGAGATCGATGGCCCCGAAATCGATCGCGTCCTGCCCGAGAGTCTTTCGGATCGGTATGGGCGTTGGTTCAACGAACTAGCCGTCCGCGCCAAAGCGGCCGATCCCGAAGCCCGACTCGTGGCGTACGCCTACGGCCGCTATCGCGCTCCGCCGACAAAACTGCAACACATCGAACCGAACGTTTGGATTGGATACATTGGATTCAACGCCTACCCGCGACCGGAAGCCTACCGCAAGATGTCGACCGAGGAGTGGTTCGGGTGGTCGCGACTGGGATCAACGGTTTTTCTACGCTCGAATTCGTTGTTCTATCTGGGCGAAGGGGCGCCCTATGTCGCCAGCCAGCAAGTGGCCGAAGACCTTCGGTTCCAGATCGACAATGGTTTGCGAGCGACCGACTACGATGCGCTGCAAGGCTACTGGGCAGCGACCGGACCGACCTATTACGTGTTGGCCCGGATGCTTTGGGATACGCAAGCCGACGTCGATCGCCTGTTGGACGAATTCTATGAGTCCTTCGGTCCGATGAAACAAGTCGTGAAGGAGTACTACGACGGCTGGGAAACGCGGACGGTCGCGTTGGGGAATAATGAGAAGTTCTTTCAGCTGAAACGCGCCGAACGAATTCGAGCCTATCCGTTGATCTACAGCCAGTCGTTGCTGGATGGAGCCGCGGCGGTGCTGGCCCGTGGGACGCCGCTGTTGGCATCGGCGACCGAGGCGCAGCGAGAGCGTTTCGAAAACGTAAGGCTGGGGCTGGAGCACGCCCGGTTGATGGTGGCGGCTCTGGAAGATGGCAAAACGTCGACGGGACCCGCGGGGGAAAAGCTGATGCAGTTCCGACGTCGCATTGCCGATCGAAACGTCTTAAACGTCTATTGGACGATTTCAAAAGAGATGCGTTACCGAGTCTTCGATTGA